The Candidatus Hydrogenedentota bacterium genome has a window encoding:
- a CDS encoding PilT/PilU family type 4a pilus ATPase yields the protein MNSTLQAPGAELALRKIVGYALKNRASDIHLKVGRPPAVRIDSVLRFVEADAVDEATFLGFLREIMDEERLKDYLAEGDADFAVAFPGQGRFRANVYRQRGAMAMILRHVRTDIPDFKSLNLPEKAMEKIAQLPRGLVLVTGTTSSGKSTTLAAIIGRINHTRHGHIVTLEDPIEYVHQDAQCSVSQREVGIDTKDFRTGLRAIMREDPNVILIGEMRDVETFYTCLGAAETGHLVFSTLHTTNVMMTIDRILDLFPASQHAQIRSQLALQLKAVVSQRLLPNASGTGRLPAVEIMFANPGIVSLIRDDEIGRIPQVIADGAEEGMQTFNMHLIQMVKAGTITMDAAEFASDNADALRANIQGIFGMRDRGGITKVRPHHYETHHH from the coding sequence ATGAACTCGACCCTGCAAGCGCCCGGCGCCGAACTCGCCCTGCGGAAGATCGTGGGCTACGCCCTGAAGAACCGGGCTTCCGACATCCACCTGAAGGTGGGCCGCCCGCCGGCGGTGCGCATCGACAGCGTGCTCCGGTTTGTGGAGGCGGATGCCGTTGACGAGGCGACCTTCCTGGGCTTTCTTCGCGAAATCATGGACGAGGAGCGTCTGAAGGATTACCTGGCGGAGGGGGACGCGGACTTTGCGGTGGCCTTTCCGGGGCAGGGACGTTTCCGGGCGAACGTGTACCGGCAGCGCGGCGCGATGGCCATGATCCTGCGGCATGTGCGCACGGATATTCCTGACTTCAAGTCGCTGAACCTCCCCGAAAAGGCGATGGAGAAGATCGCGCAGCTCCCGCGCGGGCTGGTGCTGGTCACGGGGACGACGAGCAGCGGCAAATCGACCACCCTGGCGGCGATTATCGGGCGCATCAACCACACGCGGCACGGCCACATCGTGACGCTGGAAGATCCGATTGAATACGTGCACCAGGACGCGCAGTGCAGCGTGAGCCAGCGCGAAGTGGGCATCGACACGAAAGACTTCCGGACCGGGTTGCGCGCGATCATGCGCGAGGACCCGAACGTGATCCTGATCGGCGAGATGCGCGATGTGGAGACGTTCTACACGTGCCTGGGCGCGGCGGAGACGGGGCACCTGGTGTTCAGCACGCTGCACACGACCAACGTCATGATGACGATCGACCGAATCCTCGACCTGTTTCCCGCGAGCCAGCACGCGCAGATCCGGTCGCAGCTCGCCCTGCAGTTGAAGGCGGTGGTTTCGCAGCGGCTGCTGCCCAACGCCAGCGGCACGGGCCGCTTGCCCGCGGTGGAGATCATGTTTGCGAACCCGGGCATCGTATCGCTGATCCGCGACGACGAGATCGGGCGCATCCCGCAGGTCATCGCGGACGGCGCCGAGGAGGGCATGCAGACCTTCAATATGCACCTCATCCAGATGGTCAAGGCCGGGACCATCACGATGGACGCCGCGGAGTTCGCCTCCGACAACGCCGACGCGCTCCGCGCGAATATCCAGGGCATCTTCGGCATGCGCGATCGCGGCGGCATCACGAAGGTGCGGCCGCACCACTACGAGACGCATCACCACTGA
- a CDS encoding cytochrome ubiquinol oxidase subunit I codes for MNYPVWDVPVIGSGWVIGGIAIFHVLISHFAIGGGFYLPMAERKALREGRDDWMEAIHRHAKFFLVLTAVFGAVSGVGIWFAIGLANPEGTSTLIHNFVFGWAIEWTFFIVEITAAMVYYYTWGRVSDKIHLRVGWVYAGTAWMSLFVINGILTFMLTPGNAWLGVAGTGAESSVFWQAFFNPTYWPSLALRTLICISLAGVWALVTASRIDAETQPALKEEIIRWSVKWLLPSFLLLPVCFAWLLFTLPDGRMELLRIGINTIGSGAFTQVTRAALVTVMTSATIAVVVYFLAWRNPKDFTFGHAIAVLLLALAATASTEQAREMIRKPYVVVDHMYSNGIRRSEVEGFNQNGYLAKSIWITPEERARWSSDPAVRPAADTAPAGDVLERGKLMFQGQCLACHTATGYRSMAKFLEIRDRAAIENILEMLHRSEEDSPYRAYMPPLVGTDEEIAALAEYLTVLAHGQKEEEATKVAAQE; via the coding sequence ATGAATTACCCGGTATGGGATGTCCCCGTGATTGGCAGCGGGTGGGTGATCGGCGGCATCGCCATCTTCCACGTGCTGATCTCGCACTTCGCGATCGGCGGCGGCTTCTACCTGCCCATGGCCGAGCGCAAGGCCCTCCGCGAGGGGCGGGACGACTGGATGGAGGCCATACACCGCCACGCGAAGTTCTTCCTCGTGCTCACCGCCGTATTCGGCGCGGTCAGCGGCGTCGGGATCTGGTTCGCCATCGGCCTGGCCAACCCCGAGGGCACGAGCACGCTGATCCACAACTTCGTGTTCGGCTGGGCGATCGAGTGGACCTTCTTCATCGTCGAGATAACCGCCGCAATGGTTTATTACTACACGTGGGGCCGCGTGAGCGACAAAATCCATCTCCGCGTGGGCTGGGTCTACGCGGGGACCGCCTGGATGAGCCTGTTCGTCATCAACGGTATTCTGACCTTCATGCTCACCCCGGGCAATGCGTGGCTCGGCGTCGCGGGCACGGGCGCCGAGTCGTCCGTGTTCTGGCAGGCCTTCTTCAACCCGACCTACTGGCCCAGCCTGGCGCTGCGGACGCTGATCTGCATTTCGCTTGCGGGCGTGTGGGCGCTGGTGACCGCCAGCCGGATCGACGCCGAAACGCAGCCCGCGCTCAAGGAGGAAATCATCCGCTGGTCGGTGAAGTGGCTCCTGCCGTCCTTCCTGCTGCTGCCCGTGTGCTTCGCCTGGCTGCTCTTCACGCTTCCGGACGGCCGCATGGAACTCCTCCGGATCGGCATCAACACCATCGGCTCCGGCGCCTTCACCCAGGTCACCCGCGCGGCGCTGGTCACCGTGATGACCTCCGCCACCATCGCCGTCGTCGTGTACTTCCTGGCGTGGCGCAACCCGAAGGACTTCACCTTCGGCCACGCCATCGCCGTATTGCTGCTCGCGCTCGCGGCCACGGCCTCAACCGAACAGGCGCGCGAAATGATCCGGAAGCCCTACGTGGTCGTCGACCACATGTACTCCAATGGCATCCGGCGCTCGGAGGTGGAGGGCTTCAACCAGAACGGCTACCTGGCGAAATCCATCTGGATAACGCCCGAAGAGCGCGCGCGCTGGTCGTCCGATCCGGCGGTGCGTCCCGCCGCCGACACCGCCCCGGCCGGCGATGTGCTGGAGCGCGGTAAGCTCATGTTTCAGGGCCAGTGCCTGGCGTGCCACACCGCCACCGGTTACCGGAGCATGGCGAAGTTTCTGGAGATCCGCGACCGCGCCGCCATCGAGAACATCCTCGAAATGCTCCACCGCAGCGAGGAGGATTCCCCCTACCGCGCCTACATGCCCCCGCTCGTCGGCACGGACGAGGAAATCGCCGCGCTCGCCGAGTACCTCACGGTCCTGGCCCACGGCCAGAAGGAGGAAGAGGCCACCAAAGTCGCCGCGCAGGAATAG